The genomic window GAAATAGGTCTTAAAAGTAGTATAGGTGGAAATGGTGGAAGAGAGAGTAACATGAGCAAAGGTCTAGGaacacaaatgtgtgtgtgtgtgtgtgtgtgtgtgtgtgtgaatgttgAAATGGCCTTGGGCCAGACTGTGAAGATcctactgaaaaacaaaacaaaattaaaaaaacataaaaagctcaagagaaaatattcagagactatgaaaagacaagccatgaGATATAAATGACCatttgtcttagtccatttgacTACTGTAGCAacataccacagactgggtggtttataaacaacaaatctatttcttacagttctagagACTGGGAAATCCAAGATTCAGTGCTGGTAAAAGCTCACTTCCTGGTCAATAGATGGAGcctttttgctgtgtcctcacatggtagaagaGGCAAACTTGCTCTCTGGGGTCTTTTATAAAGTCACTAAACCAGTCATGTGGGTTCTACTCTCATGatctcatcacctcccaaaggccccctTCTAATATCATCATTTtagggattaggatttcaactaataaatttggggaggacacaaatattcagaccatagcacCATTAAGTTAAGAAAGGACACTTAACCACACTTACGATAAACTCAGACGACACTGAGATCCCATATTCACCTATTggattatcaaaaaaaaaaaaaaaaaaaccaaaactgataATACATTGCATGAGTCACTGTCAATGTATTATTGGTGTGGGGAAGCCAGCACTAGAATCTGGTTTTACCCATGGGGTTGGGAACTGTTCAACATCTGTGAGTGGCaattacaaatttataaattcaCATGCCATTTAACACAGTCATTCTTGGGATTTCACTTACAAATACTCTCTAAAATACATGAAATCACCTATGGAATTCATTATACCAGGATGGTTAAATTTTTGCCAACTTGATAGGTATGTAGTGGCTTTCCTGTGCATTCCCCTAatgtttaatgatattttatatctcttcatgtgcttatttgcatCTGTAAATCCTCTTTGatgaattgtctgttcatgtctttctaTACCCATTTTATAAGAGCCAGACCCATTGTATAATTGGGTTGCTTGGTTTGTTGTTTTATGGGAGTTGGGTTTTACTGTTGAGTTTAAAGAATACCCTCATATAGTCCAGATATAAGTCCTTTGTGGgttatgtgttttgcaaatatttcctccctgtctgtgatttgtcttttcttcttcttaacaGAGTTTTTTGCAGGATGAAAGTTTTCAAGTCTAAGTCCAACTTAATCAATATCTTCTATtttggattgtgcttttggtgtcagatgtAAGGAGAACTCTGTGCCGAACCCTAAGTCGTGAAGATCTGtgatagtttcttctaaaagtatTATGGTTTTGCATTTAGATCAATGATctattttaagttcatttttgtataagatgtgagatttaggtttaagttttcttttctggtcTATGGTATCCAATTGTTTCAACACcattattgaaaagactatttttcctTCATTGGACTGCTTTTCAACCAGAGTCAAAAGATCAGTTGGGTGAGCTTTATAATGTCCCTAGTATTTTCTTTGCTCTAAGGTCTACTTTGtctaagtatttattgaacaattGAATGTTCTGCTGCAGAGTAACTAGTTCATAAAACAGGTCTCTATGTAAGTTTGAGCATATAGACTGGATGAGTGATTGATTATTTTAGGAtgatatgtatacacacacacgtacatataggtttttcttttggAAAGGGTTTTAAGTCTGTGTATAATCCATTTCAAGTAGCTAACATGTGACAAAATTTGAACTTGTTTTGACAAATAATCTCAGAATTAATATTATCCTAGGTTAAAAGGtcacatagttttattttaaatctcatttcttATAATTATGCAGAATAATATTGGTACAGAAACTAATGGTATGAATAACTTTTACATATGCATTACTTATTTTTGCCAATTAAAATTTCAGATATTTGATTAGAGTTAATTGGCAGAATGCaagatctttattttatatattagtatAAATCCAAAAGTAAGGGGAAAACCCTTTTGTTTATCAATTGTAATATGAGATTGCCATGTAAAATAGTTTCTTCAAGTATGTACATATTAGGGATTTATACTGTGAAGCTTTCTCtagacatttaatttttattttcagaggcacctggctgaTTGTTGGTTAGAGCATGTAATttttgatcttggagttgtgaatttgaaccccacgttgggcatggagaTTACTTAATAGTGTTGTTTTCAATTTATTCAGAGAATCAGTTCAGTTGGACTCTACAAACTAACCCGTGGGTTTTCAGTGAATACAGCATCATGTGGTTCAAATCCTATAGAATAACTTTTGCCTGCTTGAGTAGAATGAAAATTTACAGGTAAGTTTATTCATTACTGTGgcaaatatttacataattttatacaATCATAATCTAGTATTCATTATGTTTAATAAACACTGCTAGTATGAAATAGCTTATGTGCTTTGATtaaggtatatttttatttatctaaatattCTTACTCTTCCAGCAACTTACATCTGGAAAGTTTCAAACCTACAGAAAAGTTGTAATACAATATACATCTCTTGCATACCCTTTATCTATATTCAAaggtagcttttatttttaacgtaAGACTATATTACCTGGAGAAATCCTTTTTTGCTCCCGCACTTGGGACAAGACACAAATAATGCAGTGCTTAAAATCGTAACTGATTTGGGTCCAGCATAAATGTGATAAGGTAATTAACTATACAAGTCTAGGTGGTAAGATTGAATCAAAGTAATATCTTTTTGTAGTTGTATTTTATAAACTAATTTCTAACTTGTGAAAAATATTACATAGAGTTAAGGTATGAACTTTGTTTTCTAAGTGCTTGCTCTACTTCTTGTAGATAAGCTAGCTCCTGTAAAGTTGGGTGTATGTGAAATCCTGGTAGTCAGCTGAGCACCCACCTACTGTTACCTATTGTATATTAGTCATTGATTATTAAGGCTTTGCATGAAGCACAGAAAAAGGATGGTAATATTCATAAGATAATATTAAAGAAGAATGATATTTAACTCTTAAAAGGATAATAAGTCATCAATGTAGAATGTACTCTATGTAGCtaagaaaaacacattaaaaatttgAATGGTATTACCTATCCTAATGTAAcaaccttattctttttttacccAAGAACTTCTGGAGGATTTTCCTATGATATACTTTGATGTGGAATTTGGTATAATGTCTGATCTGTTTGGTCCCTGTTTGatcccatttgatttttttttttaattaggtgaattatatacttttctgggcttttttttttttttaaaggttacttatttgacagagagagaggtcacaagtaggcagagaggcagacagagagaggggggaagcaggctccccgctgagcagagagcccgatgtggcctcgatcccaggaccctgagatcatgacctgagctgaaggcagaggcttaacccactgagccacccaggcgcccagggccGCCTTTATTAGATTATTCATTTGACACGTTTCCCGAGTACCAGCTGTGTTCTAGGAACTGTGCTAGTAACTAGGAATAAAATGGTAAATAAGACAGTCCATACCTTGCCCTCATAGTGTTTAGAGGGGAGACATGATCAAATTGTCACATTGTTCCATGAAGAAATGCAAAGTTATATGGGAATTAAAATAAGGGACTATAACCCAGTTTTGAGAGTCAGGGAAGACTTCTTAGATGGCATTCCATTTAAACTAAGATCTGAAGGTTGGAAAGGAATTAATTAGGTgtgcagaggagggaagggaatgtGAGAAGAATGGTCCAGGTAGAGGGAGCAACCTTTACAAAGTTCCTGAGAAAAGGGCATGTGGGGTCAGTGCAAAGAAACGAAAGAAGGCCTGTGGGGCTGGAATGGGGAGGATGAGGAGAGGAGTTAAAAAGTGCATTTGAGGAGGGAAGAAATTGGGGACCAAATAATTCCGAGCATTGTAGGCCATGGTAAGGATTTTGAGTGTTTTTTCCTAATATCAGTGGGAAACCATGGAAGTATTTCAAGTGGGAAAATAGCATgatcatatttatattttgggACACTCTGGATGCATTGTAGGGAGAAGATTGAAGGGAGATGTGGTAGGAAGCAGCAGACTAATTAGAAGGCTAGTGCAATAAATAGTTCAACCAAGAGATGATGGTAGTTTAGGATGATAGTAGTAGAAATGAAGAGAAGATGGGgcacttgggttcaaatcctggctctaccattTACTTAATCTAAGTCTCACTTTTCTTACTTGTGTAATAGGGATTGTGATATAACCTACTTTATAGAGTTGCCAGAACAATTAAATAAGATGACACAGGACATATATGGAGTTCTTGAATAGTATCCACATTTAGGAAGTGCACAATAAATGGTTACTATTTCTACTTCTACTGCTACTGTTcctattattatgttattatcaTCATTTCTATTAGATGTGACCCAGCAGGCCACATCTTGTAACATCCCatttctgtttcaatttcctttgaAAGCAATTAACTTTGTTAATGGAACTCTGTTCCAtctgtgaatatatatatttgcagtGTGATTATGAAAACCTGGTTTTAAAGCATCAAAAATGAGCCATTCATTTAGAttctaataaattataaattagaatATCTTTCTACATAAAGAGATCctatgttacatttttttaaatgtctctttttGCCTGGCTCTTCCTTTTGATCTCGTAGGTACCCTCGGACAAGACTGTACAGTACTTCTCAAACTACTGTAGACAGCAGTGAGATAAAAACATTCCTGGCCCTGGCTCATAGGTGGTGGGATGAACAAGGAGTGTATGCACCTCTTCATTCTATGAATGACCTGAGGGTGCCATTTATTAGGTAACATTCCAGAAactctaaatattttgaaatgtaacTCTTCAATAATTTatcttttgagtttatttttgagtttaaactttttgagtttatttttctcttgatttatACCTAAGTTCAAAATGCTGCATTTTAAGTTTGCTTTAGAAATtagattctgggggcgcctgggtggctcagtgggttaaagcctctgcttttggctcaggtcatgatcccagggtcctgggatcgagttccacatcgggctctctgctgagcagggagcctgcttccccctctctctctgcctgcctctctacctacttgtgatctctctctgtcaaataaataaataaaatcttaaaaaaaaaaaaagaaattagattcTGGGCagcaggctggctcagtcagtagagcatatgactcttaatctcaggatcatgagttcaaaccccacattgaaTATGAAGCTTccttaagataaaaattaaaaaaaaaaaaaaaaagaaaattagatccTTTTCAATGTCCATTGTTTGAAccactaatttttaaataaccttaTTCAAAATCTAGACTGCTTTTATTAACTGACTTGTAGCATTTTTGAACAATTTCAGGTCACTTAGAACTAAATTCTTATGAAAGGACCTAGGATCCTATGGCATCGAGGTCATTTCACACCCACTTTGACCTTTAGGCAGTCTTGATAAAGAGACACCTGCTGGTTCAGTCACTAGAGCAtgcaggtcttaatctcagggtcataaattcaagccccacgttgggcgtggagcctacttaaacaaacaaaaaatatccaTAGGTATCCTTATTATATATaacgtttattttatttttgttgcttttttaagattttatttatttgagagaacgagcGAGCATGGGTgtgaggggaagaagcaggctccccgacatggggctcgattctaggaccctgggatcatgacctgagccgaagcagatgagtaactgactgagccacccaggtgcccccatataacgtttattttaatataaatataattaaaattcataTACAGTTCAACTTAAAAGTGTAGTATACAATGCTTTAGTATATATGTCTGGGTGTATAAGTGTGTGcttatgtttgtgtatgtggtTGAGTGTTACTGTGATTATCTTAGAATTAAATTAACTTGATTTGGATGCCTATTTACATGATCATGAAAACACCACTAACTTAGAAGATCAAAAGAGAATCAATTTAGAAGGGAATCTAggcaaaatctaaaaatatatatccccAGTATGCTGCTTCTAAGCCCTGTAAAATAACTTATTTGTTGCTGACACAAAATGTGTCTATCCAGTACTGACAAGGTAGCTAAGAGATTCCTCAGCTAACATGATATCTTAAGCAAATAAAATTAGGTGAATCTAAACtagattgtttttaaagtttttctttagaTTATTACTGAAGTAAtagttaacatataattattactAGTTTATTTTAGAAGCTTTACTTAAAACCTCCTTCCTGCTTTTGATTGTTAAAAAGTCTTTAATGCTGAAAAGGAAAGAGCTCTTTGCCCCCAAATATCaataatccatttaaaatgaGAGTTTAATATATCCTCAAAAATTATAcaagtttaagattttattggcaaaattaataatttgtttttgtatgttttggatttttaaaaaagagacaatattttaaaaacagttgcTCATCACCAGCCAGGACAACCTTTGTCTGGGATGAAGATTCTTGATGTTGGCTGTGGAGGTGGATTGTTAACTGAAGTAAGTAGTTTACAACTTTCCTGCCATTTTTAActgtgaaaaaaattttgaagaagtAGGCCTGTGACTCATTTATCCTTTTAACAAGTCgtattgtttatttaaaaaaaaaaagaaatgcctaatgttcttcttaatatttttaccagcataaaactaataaatactttttactttcttaagaaaatatataaatattttagaaaattatagaggattttttttggtgtttttgtttgtttttgcacaaaaTTGGGCACTGGTCTTTGAAATACCTCTGAAAATTTTGTTGTCTCTTCTAAGAGATTGGGCAGTTTCCCCTGGTTTAAATGCACTGATAAGCCATTCTTTTGCACTTGCTTCAGTACGAACCGAGTACTGCCTTCTTGTGGTGTTCTCCCTGGCCTAGGTGCTTTAGAGTACTTAGAAAAATACTCATTCACCCTCCGTAAAAAATATTTGCCTCCACTTGTAGTATATCTATGCTCTGCAGCTCTGTTTTATAGTCTTCTGTCAATAACTGCACGGTAACTTTCGTGCACTTCAGAGATGTTAATACTCTATTATGTGTGTGTAAGTGTACCTATAAAATACAGAGCTCTCTCAAATAGTTCTTCATAAGTTTTTTGTTGTGATTATTGTTCACTCTTAAGTTTTTATTATGGTAATTGTAAAATGTGTACAAACTAGAGGAAATGATATAATGAACTTCGATGTGCCCAATAAATATCCAATAATTATCCTCTCATTAttaatcttgtttcctttttaataagCTCTTTATTGCTAACTtgtattctgttttcttcttgagGATAACAGTTTTTTATCCTGTTAGCCTCTAGGGCGGCTTGGAGCTTCGGTTATTGGAATCGATCCTGTGGATGAGAACATTAAGACAGCACAGCACCATAAATCATTTGATCCAGTCCTAGAAAAGAGGATAGAGTACAGAGCATGTTCCCTGGAAGAGATTGTGGAAGAGACGGCAGAAACATTTAATGCTGTTGTAGCTTCTGAAGTTATAGAACATGTGATTGATCTAGAAACATTTATACAATGCTGCTATCAAGTGTTAAAAGTAAGACTTACtggtttacttgtttgttttttttcttctgagtgtgtgtatgtatccaCAGCAGTAAGTGTTTCATAATACTTGCAATCAGTAAACTAGGATTAGGGGATAACATCTCTGCTGGGGATTATTTCTGCTTTTCAGCTTGCACTCACTCCTGGGGTTTTCCTGATACAGTATCTTGATATCTAAGAATCTTGAAAAGTGTTGGTCCTGAACATAATTATAAACAATAgatttaaagggttttttttttccccattggtgGACTCTGGATTAGATGGCTAATAAATATCGAATGACAATTACTAAGAAATTGATTTGGATTGAtacttaaaaaacaatgaaaatcttTATTAATTTGTATAAATTGGCTTAGGTAGCATTTCTTAAATAACtctgtatgtaatttttttgtatgtaatatttttaacagttttcagcttacagagaaatatttcatatatatgatcTTATTGATTTTCCGTATAACCAGATGAGGAAGGTAAGCAGGTACTGTTGTGACCAACTTGGCCCAAAGGAGATCGGAATTTGAGAGATGTCAAAGGTcacttggccttttttttttttttttttaagatttatgtatttattttatgggatgcctgggtggctcagtgggttaagcctctgccttcggctcaggtcataatctcaggtcctgggatcgaaccctgcatcgggctctctgctcggcagagagcctgctttcccctctttctctgcctgcctctctgcctgcttgtgatcatctctgtcaaataaataaataaaatctttaaaaaaaataagatttatacatttattttagaggttgggtgtagagggagagggagagaaagtcttaagcagactcctcactgagcggggtgccccatatggggctcgatctcacaacactgagatcatgacctgagctgaaaccaagagccagactcgttttaactgactgcgccatgcaggcaccccttttttgtttgttttttaaattgaggtatagttgacatacaatattgtatgagtttcagatgtacaacagtgatttgacaattatagaattatgaaatgctcaccacagtaagtgtaCTTACCATCTTTCACTATAaaaagttattacagtattactgactacATTCCCTGTGCCGTATTTTTCATCTTCGTGGCTTGCTCTGAAACTGGAAATTTATACCTTTTAATCCCTTTTACCTATTTTGCCTATCTCCTAGCCCCTCTCTTCTGGCAacccatttgttttctgtatttctagtttttgtttgttgatttgtttGACCTTTTCTATTTCACATGGAAGTGCAATCAtacgatatttgtctttttctgtctgacttctttcacttagcataatacactctatgtccatccatgttgttgcaaatgttaagatctcattcttttttttatagctaatattccattgtttatatataccatatctttatTCATGTATTGATGGATacctaggttgcttccatgtcttggctattgtagataatgctgcagtaaacgtagatatatatatatatattttttacagcCTTCCGTGAGGTGCATATCTTTTCAg from Meles meles chromosome 5, mMelMel3.1 paternal haplotype, whole genome shotgun sequence includes these protein-coding regions:
- the COQ3 gene encoding ubiquinone biosynthesis O-methyltransferase, mitochondrial isoform X1, translated to MWGGRKLSSCGNRFVGVLRSRCWGTQAEGARLSNSAENQFSWTLQTNPWVFSEYSIMWFKSYRITFACLSRMKIYRYPRTRLYSTSQTTVDSSEIKTFLALAHRWWDEQGVYAPLHSMNDLRVPFIRDNILKTVAHHQPGQPLSGMKILDVGCGGGLLTEPLGRLGASVIGIDPVDENIKTAQHHKSFDPVLEKRIEYRACSLEEIVEETAETFNAVVASEVIEHVIDLETFIQCCYQVLKPGGSLFVTTINKTQLSYALGIVFSEQIAGIVPKGTHTWEKFVSPEKLESILESNGLSVRTVAGMLYNPFSGYWRWSENTSLNYAAHAVKSMGQEPPVPAGFVFRGETEELHDKDSTNPDVQEELKK